One region of Pseudoalteromonas piscicida genomic DNA includes:
- a CDS encoding S8 family peptidase, which yields MKKRKITPLLLSLMLGSTVQAAEFYSNSSGSQAIKDSYIIVYNTPAALINADITTKAAFTESLTTKLSAEFGLDVEYQYDNLAGVAVKASSEQLLKLLSHPDIKFIEQNATFSIDPQFSDFHALQNNPTWGLDRIDQRDRPLDKKYVGANNGQGVTAYIIDTGVLNSHNDFGGRARNGYDFVDNDAVSQDCNGHGTHVAGTIGGSQYGVAKAVDLVGVRVLNCSGSGSYAGVIAGIDWVAGNASGPSVANMSLGGGKSQAVNNAVANAVNRGITFVVAAGNDRGDACSKSPASEPSAITVASSDINDARSGFSNYGKCVDVFAPGSSITSAWIGSNSATKTISGTSMASPHVAGVAALHLSKSPNLNPAQVTTAMSNNASKNKISDVVGSPNKLVYAKFEDQPGDGLVEIVSGNKGQSKVFPFNVASGTTKLVVSLSGGTGDADLYIKHGQEPYPIDNDCASENPDTSNESCVITNPANGTWYLSAYGYSAFNNVTLKAEAVK from the coding sequence ATGAAAAAAAGGAAAATAACTCCCTTGTTATTGAGCCTTATGCTTGGGTCTACAGTTCAAGCAGCTGAGTTTTACAGTAACTCGTCGGGATCACAGGCGATTAAAGACAGCTATATTATTGTGTACAACACACCGGCTGCTCTAATTAATGCGGATATCACCACCAAAGCGGCATTTACGGAATCGTTAACGACGAAGTTAAGCGCTGAGTTTGGCTTAGATGTTGAGTATCAATATGATAACTTAGCCGGTGTTGCTGTTAAAGCAAGCTCCGAGCAATTATTGAAGCTGCTCTCTCATCCAGATATTAAGTTCATTGAGCAAAATGCGACTTTTAGCATTGATCCACAGTTCTCTGATTTCCACGCGTTACAAAATAACCCTACATGGGGTTTGGATCGCATCGATCAAAGAGATCGTCCATTAGATAAGAAATATGTAGGTGCGAACAACGGTCAAGGTGTAACTGCTTACATAATCGATACTGGGGTGTTAAACAGCCATAATGATTTCGGTGGCCGTGCAAGAAATGGATATGATTTCGTTGATAACGACGCTGTTTCTCAGGATTGTAATGGTCACGGTACACACGTTGCAGGTACGATCGGTGGTTCGCAATATGGGGTTGCCAAAGCCGTAGATTTAGTTGGTGTGCGAGTTCTTAACTGTAGTGGTTCGGGATCGTATGCTGGCGTAATCGCAGGGATCGACTGGGTAGCAGGTAATGCTTCTGGACCATCTGTTGCAAATATGAGTTTGGGAGGCGGTAAATCTCAAGCTGTTAATAACGCAGTAGCAAATGCGGTAAATCGTGGCATTACTTTTGTTGTGGCTGCGGGCAATGACCGTGGTGATGCTTGTTCTAAATCACCAGCAAGCGAGCCTTCTGCAATCACAGTTGCCTCTTCGGATATTAATGACGCAAGATCGGGTTTTTCTAACTACGGGAAGTGTGTCGACGTATTCGCACCTGGATCTTCAATAACGTCTGCATGGATTGGTTCTAATAGTGCAACGAAAACGATTAGCGGTACATCAATGGCATCGCCTCACGTTGCTGGTGTAGCTGCGCTACATTTGTCTAAATCACCAAACCTAAATCCAGCTCAGGTGACTACGGCAATGAGTAATAACGCCTCAAAAAACAAAATTTCGGATGTCGTTGGTTCGCCAAACAAATTGGTCTATGCCAAATTTGAAGACCAACCAGGGGATGGCTTAGTTGAAATAGTCAGTGGTAACAAAGGCCAATCTAAAGTATTCCCTTTCAATGTTGCTTCAGGTACGACCAAATTGGTAGTTAGTTTATCCGGTGGAACGGGTGATGCTGATCTTTATATCAAGCATGGTCAAGAACCTTATCCTATCGATAACGACTGCGCTTCAGAAAATCCAGATACTTCAAACGAATCATGTGTCATCACTAACCCTGCAAATGGCACTTGGTACCTATCAGCCTATGGGTATAGCGCTTTTAATAATGTCACCCTTAAAGCTGAAGCTGTGAAATAA